One region of Dokdonia sp. 4H-3-7-5 genomic DNA includes:
- a CDS encoding DUF58 domain-containing protein has protein sequence MIRFIKSFFVHQRLFYALGVIGVLYLISYWFHSLFGITNILLLLLVLAFFVDALVLFRASGKIKGVRELPEKFSNSDANELPVTLENKYPFAVTLDIIDEIPEQFQKRDFSKVIEIPARETRSFVYSLRPTERGEYTFGHLNVYVSTKLKLVKRRYRFEKDQMVKVYPSFIQMKKYAFLALDNRLTMHGMKKIRRLGHTMEFEQIKDYVPGDDARTVNWKATAKRASLMVNQFQDEKSQPVYALIDASRVMKMPFKGLTLLDYAINSTLAFSNIALKKKDKVGMLTFAETIKNHLPASSKKTHLQTILEVLYNIDTKFLDSDYGALYNQVKRKITQRSLLLLYTNFEHITALERQLPYLKALSRKHVLVVIFFQNTELDQLIAAPAETLPEVYHKTIAQKADLDKKVMVARLEQYGIQTILTKPDDLTVSTINKYLEIKARGLL, from the coding sequence ATTATAAGATTTATAAAAAGTTTTTTTGTTCACCAGCGCCTGTTTTATGCGCTGGGAGTTATCGGTGTGCTTTATTTGATTTCCTACTGGTTTCATAGCCTGTTTGGAATTACTAATATCTTATTGCTTTTACTGGTGCTCGCATTTTTTGTGGATGCCTTAGTTCTTTTTCGCGCAAGCGGAAAAATAAAAGGTGTGAGAGAGCTACCAGAAAAATTCTCAAACAGTGATGCAAACGAGCTTCCTGTCACCCTCGAGAATAAATATCCATTTGCAGTAACACTTGATATCATTGATGAAATACCAGAGCAGTTTCAAAAACGTGATTTTAGTAAAGTAATTGAGATCCCAGCACGAGAAACAAGATCATTTGTATATTCCTTGCGTCCTACAGAGCGTGGTGAGTACACCTTTGGGCATCTCAATGTGTATGTGAGTACGAAGCTTAAACTTGTAAAACGTCGCTACCGCTTTGAGAAAGATCAGATGGTAAAGGTGTACCCATCTTTTATCCAGATGAAAAAGTATGCATTTCTTGCCCTAGATAATAGACTTACTATGCACGGCATGAAAAAAATACGCCGCCTGGGACACACGATGGAGTTTGAGCAAATTAAAGATTACGTCCCTGGTGATGATGCACGTACCGTTAACTGGAAAGCAACTGCGAAACGTGCAAGCCTGATGGTAAATCAGTTTCAAGATGAGAAGTCACAACCTGTATATGCACTCATAGATGCTAGCCGTGTGATGAAGATGCCTTTTAAAGGCCTGACGCTATTAGATTATGCGATTAACAGTACGCTGGCATTTTCTAATATTGCTTTAAAGAAAAAAGACAAAGTAGGCATGCTCACCTTTGCAGAGACTATTAAAAATCACCTTCCTGCGAGTAGTAAGAAAACACACTTACAGACCATTTTAGAGGTGCTTTACAATATTGACACTAAGTTTTTGGACAGTGATTATGGTGCGTTGTACAACCAAGTAAAACGTAAAATCACACAGCGCAGCTTACTACTATTGTACACAAATTTTGAGCACATAACTGCGCTTGAAAGACAGTTGCCTTATTTAAAAGCGCTTTCGCGAAAACATGTCTTGGTGGTTATCTTTTTCCAAAACACAGAACTCGATCAGCTTATTGCAGCACCTGCCGAAACACTTCCCGAGGTGTATCATAAAACGATTGCCCAAAAAGCAGATCTTGATAAAAAAGTAATGGTTGCTCGACTTGAACAATACGGTATTCAAACCATATTAACCAAGCCAGATGATCTCACGGTAAGTACTATTAATAAATATCTAGAAATTAAAGCAAGAGGCCTATTATAA
- a CDS encoding AAA family ATPase, whose translation MDDITPQDPENTTDGITNATPTPSQDVNQADEGIAFTNRIPLEELRNAAEAIRAELGKIIIGQHEFIELLIVALLSDGHVLIEGVPGIAKTVTAKLFARTLDTQFGRIQFTPDLMPSDVLGTSILNMKTSEFEFKKGPIFSNIVLIDEINRAPAKTQAALFESMEERQITIDGTKYTMEPPFMVLATQNPVEQEGTYALPEAQLDRFLFKIKVDYPTLEQEVAILQSHHDRKGGAPQKGIEAVLNPAKLADFRKQTQEVLIEEKILNYVAEIVVKSRTHPHLYLGGSPRASLAIMNASKAFAAIAGRDFVIPEDVKRAVIPVMRHRLILSPEREMEGMTTEQVIDMIVQSVEIPR comes from the coding sequence ATGGACGATATCACACCACAAGATCCAGAAAATACAACAGATGGAATCACTAATGCTACTCCTACTCCATCGCAAGATGTAAATCAAGCAGATGAAGGAATCGCGTTTACTAATAGAATCCCATTAGAAGAACTACGCAATGCTGCCGAAGCAATACGAGCAGAGCTTGGTAAAATTATTATTGGGCAACACGAATTTATAGAGCTCCTCATTGTTGCTTTACTTTCTGATGGTCACGTACTCATAGAAGGAGTTCCTGGTATTGCAAAAACAGTAACGGCAAAGTTATTTGCAAGGACTCTAGACACACAGTTTGGACGTATACAGTTTACACCGGATTTGATGCCAAGTGACGTATTAGGAACTTCGATTCTTAATATGAAAACTAGCGAATTCGAATTCAAGAAAGGTCCTATATTTTCAAACATCGTCCTTATTGATGAGATTAACCGTGCACCTGCTAAAACACAAGCTGCACTTTTTGAATCTATGGAAGAACGCCAGATTACTATAGATGGCACAAAATATACCATGGAACCTCCTTTTATGGTGCTTGCAACTCAAAACCCAGTAGAGCAAGAAGGAACATACGCACTTCCAGAAGCACAACTAGACCGTTTTCTATTTAAGATTAAAGTAGATTACCCTACGCTAGAACAAGAAGTTGCTATACTGCAGAGTCATCACGATCGTAAAGGTGGCGCTCCACAAAAAGGTATTGAAGCCGTACTTAATCCAGCTAAGCTTGCAGATTTTAGAAAGCAAACACAAGAGGTGCTTATAGAAGAAAAGATTTTAAATTATGTCGCAGAGATTGTTGTAAAATCTAGAACGCACCCACATTTATACCTTGGAGGTTCTCCTCGTGCATCACTAGCAATCATGAATGCTTCAAAAGCATTTGCTGCCATTGCAGGTAGAGACTTTGTGATTCCAGAAGATGTAAAACGTGCAGTCATACCAGTAATGCGTCACCGTTTAATACTCTCTCCGGAGCGTGAAATGGAAGGAATGACCACAGAACAAGTTATCGATATGATTGTTCAATCTGTAGAAATACCAAGATAA
- a CDS encoding DUF4350 domain-containing protein, translated as MSNKFKVIAGVLLLALALVIYMESSTKEDINWYPSYTKTDKIPYGTYVLHDLLENNWQKDKFKEVRIPPYEFMSDSTDARGTYLFVNDYILFSEDESLKLLSWVSEGNTLFIAARGIGETILDTLSLETDLYYDYDNFERKPLVNLVNPSLRRETPYYHDVETTAGFFEEVDTINTLALGEFGLMVDKDTITVAEPRINFIKQDFGKGEIIIHLMPETFTNYFILREDNYTYTKNVLSYLDQNEVLYWDNHYKNGKTIYTSPLYIFFQNRYLKWAYYILLIGAFLWVVFEGRRKQRAIPIIKPLPNQTLTFTKTIAGMYLDKKDHKSIVSHQISHFLEFIRSNYALDTNVISEGFINKLASKSGNTLEQTKLLINYMVALRAKQIINQEELLELNKRIEAFKNQK; from the coding sequence ATGAGCAATAAATTTAAAGTAATTGCCGGTGTGCTGCTACTTGCTCTTGCACTCGTTATTTATATGGAGTCAAGTACTAAGGAAGATATAAACTGGTATCCTAGCTATACGAAGACAGATAAAATTCCATACGGAACGTATGTGTTACACGATCTACTAGAAAACAACTGGCAAAAGGATAAGTTTAAGGAAGTGCGCATACCTCCTTATGAGTTTATGTCAGATAGTACAGATGCACGTGGTACTTACTTATTTGTAAATGATTACATCCTTTTTAGTGAAGATGAATCACTCAAACTGTTATCGTGGGTTAGTGAGGGTAACACGCTATTTATTGCAGCAAGAGGTATTGGAGAGACGATACTAGATACCTTATCACTAGAAACTGATCTATATTATGATTATGATAATTTTGAGCGCAAGCCGCTTGTAAATCTCGTAAACCCAAGCTTACGTAGAGAAACTCCTTATTATCATGACGTAGAGACCACCGCTGGTTTTTTTGAAGAGGTCGACACTATAAATACCCTTGCTTTAGGGGAGTTTGGCCTCATGGTTGACAAAGACACCATAACCGTCGCAGAGCCTAGAATAAATTTTATAAAACAAGATTTTGGCAAAGGTGAGATTATCATCCATCTTATGCCTGAGACATTTACTAACTATTTTATACTGAGAGAGGATAACTATACGTATACAAAAAATGTACTCTCCTATCTAGATCAGAATGAAGTCCTTTACTGGGATAATCACTATAAAAACGGTAAAACCATTTATACGAGTCCGCTGTATATATTCTTTCAGAATAGATATTTGAAGTGGGCTTATTACATCTTGCTCATAGGTGCCTTTTTGTGGGTAGTTTTTGAAGGAAGACGCAAGCAGCGAGCTATCCCAATCATAAAACCACTACCTAACCAGACGCTCACATTTACAAAGACTATTGCGGGAATGTATCTTGACAAGAAAGATCACAAGAGCATCGTAAGCCATCAAATAAGTCATTTTCTAGAATTTATACGCAGTAATTATGCTCTAGACACTAATGTAATAAGTGAAGGTTTTATCAATAAGCTAGCATCTAAAAGTGGCAACACACTAGAGCAAACTAAATTACTGATTAATTATATGGTGGCTCTAAGAGCTAAACAGATCATAAATCAGGAAGAATTATTAGAACTTAATAAACGCATAGAAGCATTTAAAAATCAAAAATAA
- a CDS encoding DUF4129 domain-containing protein — MLFLCSLCAKATAIQKTQEETTTEEIVEEKVIYPENTYHDPRGIVSYDEGTVIPLPISENSLDEYKQDDEFNYREATPEDTWWSRFKRKIDDLYNAFIRWLTGGNEATGVWAVIVELLPYLLIVGLLVFFVWLFMKIDSGSLLMEKIKAPETLLSDDEELIQRQDLDQLIEQAIAAGNYRLAVRFYYLRVLQKMSEHDLIDWQVQKTNHDYLFEIEDLNLRNQFRKVTDIYDYIWYGNFEVDETAFAKAKTSFTQINNQL; from the coding sequence ATGCTGTTTCTATGTTCGCTTTGCGCGAAAGCTACCGCTATACAAAAAACTCAAGAAGAAACTACTACTGAGGAAATCGTTGAAGAGAAAGTAATCTATCCCGAAAACACCTATCATGATCCTCGTGGTATTGTTTCTTATGATGAGGGAACAGTAATACCGCTTCCCATCTCTGAAAATAGTCTTGATGAGTACAAACAAGACGACGAATTTAATTATAGAGAAGCGACTCCAGAAGATACCTGGTGGTCACGTTTCAAAAGAAAAATTGATGACTTATATAACGCTTTCATACGCTGGCTTACTGGTGGTAACGAAGCAACAGGTGTCTGGGCAGTCATAGTAGAACTACTACCCTACTTATTAATTGTAGGTTTACTAGTATTCTTTGTATGGCTATTTATGAAAATAGATAGCGGTTCCTTATTAATGGAAAAAATAAAAGCTCCTGAAACGTTACTCTCAGATGATGAGGAGCTCATACAGAGACAAGACCTTGACCAATTAATAGAACAGGCTATTGCTGCTGGTAATTACAGACTAGCTGTCCGTTTTTATTATCTACGTGTACTTCAGAAAATGAGTGAGCACGATCTTATAGATTGGCAAGTACAGAAAACAAATCATGACTATTTATTCGAAATAGAAGACCTAAACTTAAGAAACCAGTTCAGAAAAGTGACAGATATTTACGACTATATCTGGTATGGTAATTTTGAGGTCGATGAGACCGCTTTCGCGAAAGCAAAAACATCTTTCACCCAAATAAATAATCAGCTATGA
- a CDS encoding stage II sporulation protein M, producing MREAAFVKQNKDKWLTFESVLVNKDQIHPDELSNLYMEVTDHLSYAQTFYPQSKTLEYLNHLASQSHQIIYKTKRESSKRFITFFTEEFPLIMYRYQRQLLIAFLTFLLFSIIGAYSAANDGSFVRGIMGDGYVNMTLSNIEKGDPMGVYKKQGELNMFLGITINNIKVALMAFVYGIFLTIGSLYIIMRNAIMLGSFQYFFFEQGVGWESVRTIWIHGTIEISVIIIAGCAGMVLGNSILFPQTYTRLESFKRGMKNGLKIVVSTIPLFVIAGFLEGFVTRHTEMPDWLAIVIIASSLALIIFYYVYYPIKKHKEEAARLALVPNLENL from the coding sequence ATGCGTGAGGCTGCTTTTGTCAAGCAAAATAAGGATAAATGGTTAACATTTGAAAGTGTTCTGGTCAACAAAGATCAGATTCATCCAGATGAGCTATCTAATCTTTACATGGAAGTGACAGATCACCTTAGTTATGCACAAACATTTTATCCTCAAAGTAAGACGCTAGAGTATTTAAATCACCTCGCCTCTCAGTCTCATCAAATCATTTATAAGACAAAGCGGGAGTCAAGCAAGCGCTTTATAACATTCTTTACCGAGGAGTTCCCACTTATTATGTATCGCTACCAGCGACAATTGCTTATAGCTTTCTTAACTTTTTTACTGTTTAGTATTATAGGTGCTTACAGCGCTGCAAATGATGGCTCTTTTGTAAGGGGCATTATGGGTGATGGTTATGTCAATATGACTCTTAGTAATATTGAGAAAGGCGACCCAATGGGTGTTTATAAAAAACAAGGAGAGCTCAATATGTTTTTAGGAATTACCATTAACAATATAAAAGTTGCGTTGATGGCTTTTGTCTACGGGATCTTCTTAACTATAGGCTCTTTATATATCATTATGCGCAACGCTATCATGCTGGGCAGTTTTCAATACTTCTTTTTTGAGCAAGGCGTAGGTTGGGAATCTGTGCGTACTATATGGATACATGGTACTATAGAAATCTCAGTCATAATCATAGCAGGATGCGCAGGCATGGTGCTAGGTAATTCTATTTTATTTCCTCAAACATACACACGCCTAGAATCTTTTAAAAGAGGAATGAAAAATGGTCTCAAAATCGTTGTAAGCACCATACCTCTTTTTGTAATAGCAGGCTTTCTAGAAGGGTTTGTAACACGACACACAGAAATGCCAGACTGGCTTGCTATAGTAATTATTGCTAGCTCCCTCGCTTTAATCATATTTTATTACGTGTACTACCCTATTAAAAAACATAAAGAAGAAGCTGCTAGACTAGCGCTTGTTCCTAATCTTGAAAATCTATAA
- a CDS encoding RDD family protein, with amino-acid sequence MDNFQIETAQNVSIYQNVASIGDRILAYLIDGLILIAYWILSLFLIAQFGLDSQSMGDIWVYYMVLGLPIFLYFILFETFWDGKTPGKAAMKLRVVKLDGSKPGFGSYFVRWIMRIIDIAGSSGGIAVVSILISEKGQRLGDMAAGTTVITEKKRVRLSDSLIVDIPVDYIPTYPQVTVFNDKDVQLIKTLFLNAKRNGNHNVIVKLADRLREKMDVTTPDENNIQFVERVLADYNYYTQQ; translated from the coding sequence ATGGATAACTTTCAAATAGAAACCGCTCAAAATGTAAGTATTTATCAGAATGTTGCGAGCATAGGCGATCGCATTCTTGCATATCTAATTGATGGATTGATTTTGATAGCTTATTGGATTCTTTCTTTGTTTTTGATTGCGCAATTTGGTTTAGACTCGCAGTCTATGGGTGATATATGGGTGTACTATATGGTATTAGGATTGCCCATTTTCTTATATTTTATTCTTTTTGAAACATTTTGGGATGGTAAAACACCAGGGAAAGCAGCAATGAAACTAAGAGTGGTAAAACTAGATGGTTCAAAACCAGGTTTTGGAAGCTATTTTGTGCGATGGATTATGCGCATTATTGATATCGCGGGTTCCTCTGGAGGAATTGCCGTTGTAAGTATCTTAATAAGTGAGAAAGGACAGCGCTTAGGAGATATGGCAGCTGGAACTACCGTAATAACAGAAAAGAAACGCGTGCGTCTTTCTGATAGTCTCATAGTAGATATTCCTGTAGATTATATACCTACCTATCCTCAAGTAACGGTATTTAATGACAAAGATGTGCAGCTTATTAAGACGCTATTCTTAAATGCTAAGCGTAATGGTAATCACAATGTTATTGTAAAACTAGCAGATAGACTCAGGGAGAAAATGGATGTAACTACTCCAGACGAGAATAATATTCAATTTGTAGAGCGCGTCCTCGCAGATTATAATTACTACACACAGCAATAA
- a CDS encoding trimeric intracellular cation channel family protein, translating into MEITTIIDILGTISFAISGALTAMRKKMDVFGILIIALVTSVGGGTLRDILIGKTPVSWMLNMTFVYVIFIATIIAIIFRSQLKYVRRSLFLFDTIGIALYTIAGAQIASAAGLHPVICIVLGTISACFGGVLRDILCNEIPVIFHKEIYATVCILGGSIYLSLETSGLPKVYAMLIAGSITILIRTLAVVKKWSLPSVYRK; encoded by the coding sequence ATGGAGATTACTACAATTATTGATATTCTAGGTACTATCTCCTTTGCAATATCTGGTGCGCTTACGGCTATGCGTAAAAAAATGGATGTTTTTGGGATTCTTATTATTGCGCTTGTCACCTCTGTAGGTGGTGGTACCCTAAGAGATATACTTATAGGTAAAACGCCTGTAAGCTGGATGCTAAATATGACGTTTGTTTATGTGATATTTATAGCAACAATCATCGCTATTATTTTTAGAAGTCAGCTTAAGTATGTGAGGCGTTCTCTATTCTTGTTTGATACGATAGGTATTGCTTTATACACCATTGCAGGAGCTCAAATAGCAAGTGCGGCAGGGCTGCATCCTGTAATATGTATTGTGCTAGGTACTATTTCTGCCTGTTTTGGAGGTGTGCTACGCGATATATTATGTAATGAAATTCCTGTGATTTTTCATAAGGAGATATATGCAACCGTATGTATACTAGGAGGAAGTATTTATTTGTCACTTGAAACTTCTGGCTTACCTAAAGTATATGCGATGCTTATTGCAGGCAGTATTACTATTCTTATAAGAACACTTGCAGTAGTAAAGAAATGGAGCTTACCTAGTGTTTATAGAAAATAG
- a CDS encoding CoA-binding protein — translation MLKATMVIGASLKPQRYSHSAIIRLDALDIPVIAVGLREGRVGTTDIVTFDTAVAQLNTFKEDTDTVTLYLNPQRQEEYYDFIIDLNPRRVIFNPGTDNPLFAAKLQSKGILTESACTLVMLATGQY, via the coding sequence ATGTTAAAAGCAACCATGGTTATAGGCGCTTCATTGAAGCCTCAGAGATATTCGCACAGCGCTATTATACGTTTAGACGCTCTAGACATTCCGGTAATTGCCGTAGGGTTGAGAGAAGGAAGAGTAGGCACTACAGATATTGTAACATTTGACACTGCAGTGGCACAATTAAACACCTTCAAAGAAGATACAGACACGGTAACTTTATATCTGAATCCACAGCGTCAAGAGGAGTATTATGATTTTATCATAGACCTCAACCCGAGGCGTGTGATTTTTAATCCAGGAACAGATAATCCTTTATTTGCTGCCAAATTACAATCAAAAGGTATTCTCACAGAATCTGCTTGTACCCTTGTAATGCTCGCTACTGGTCAATATTGA